A window of the Diabrotica undecimpunctata isolate CICGRU chromosome 1, icDiaUnde3, whole genome shotgun sequence genome harbors these coding sequences:
- the LOC140441009 gene encoding uncharacterized protein, with the protein MNYQVTEYVNNFVILFQMHMGRCLPISCAVVLLLILHTATFTLLLSCPPECICLSQTQVLCNSGGLQEIPKKLLPPSVEHLSLTRNHFPIIKSDSFSGLRYLRKLSLDGNNISIIKPFAFRGLPRLRELSIQETPLATVAQFAFAGLQNISAIYLSHNKIKKVESYAFAGTSNLRLLVLTNNPLYKLERHAFSGLNNVERINLPSGIRVIEPDAFDGLDTVGYIKLAFMDLPALTTGIFRGLTNIGVFSIQESDLGTIDGSAFNGMSFIRTFNILNNKIDGIEYFNITEEQKIGHLKFQGNHILEIPKADTLIIEVEKLTVISNHFPCNCHIHSLLEGPLTNGSISEFISKNFCISPLEVNGLPMSSLDAEAIGRCEEEVTRGNLEGSKDSTNRSYHFNYRLSNSACIFLLMSLIVR; encoded by the exons ATGAATTACCAAGTCACAGAATATgtgaataattttgttattttgtttcaGATGCACATGGGCAGATGCCTGCCTATTAGTTGTGCTGTAGTGTTACTATTAATACTGCACACAGCCACTTTCACTTTACTGCTAAGCTGTCCTCCTGAGTGTATTTGTCTCTCTCAGACGCag GTATTATGCAATTCAGGCGGCCTGCAAGAAATCCCAAAGAAACTACTTCCCCCATCGGTGGAGCATCTCTCCCTAACCCGCAATCACTTTCCCATCATCAAAAGCGACTCGTTCTCGGGACTCCGCTACTTAAGGAAGCTCTCCTTGGACGGCAACAACATATCCATTATAAAACCGTTCGCCTTCCGAGGATTGCCCCGCTTGAGGGAGTTATCCATTCAAGAGACCCCTTTGGCTACGGTGGCGCAATTTGCCTTCGCGGGGTTACAGAACATCAGCGCCATCTATCTCAGCCACAACAAGATAAAGAAGGTCGAATCGTATGCCTTCGCGGGCACTTCCAATTTGCGGCTGTTAGTTCTGACGAATAATCCGTTGTACAAGCTGGAGCGGCATGCGTTCAGCGGCTTGAACAATGTCGAAAGGATTAATTTACCTTCCG GTATAAGGGTGATAGAACCAGATGCGTTCGATGGCTTGGATACTGTGGGATACATCAAACTTGCATTTATGGACTTGCCAGCTCTAACTACAGGAATATTCCGAGGCCTAACGAACATAGGAGTATTCTCAATACAGGAGTCTGACTTAGGAACGATAGACGGTTCTGCATTTAACGGTATGTCCTTTATAAGGACCtttaatattctaaataataaaatagacGGTATTGAGTATTTTAATATCACCGAAGAACAAAAAATCGGTCATTTAAAGTTCCAGGGAAACCATATTTTAGAAATACCAAAAGCTGATACTCTCATTATTGAGGTCGAAAAACTTACTGTGATATCTAACCATTTCCCATGCAACTGCCACATCCATTCTTTATTGGAAGGTCCACTTACAAATGGGAGCATTTCAGAGTTCATATCAAAAAACTTTTGCATATCACCTTTAGAAGTTAACGGTCTGCCTATGAGTAGCTTAGACGCCGAAGCTATTGGTAGATGTGAGGAAGAAGTCACTAGGGGAAACCTGGAAGGATCCAAAGATTCCACCAATAGATCATACCACTTTAACTATAGACTTTCGAACAGTGCGTGTATATTTTTGCTTATGTCGTTGATCGTCAGGTGA